One genomic segment of Bradyrhizobium prioriisuperbiae includes these proteins:
- a CDS encoding AI-2E family transporter — MTDPPSSSRPASRPTGTPLHESLDEQPPLIRRAEVVAVTLVGLLAIAVITVLYVARTLFMPIVTAFVIGTMLSAGIGFLERYRIPRAASAALMIATMCAIIALIIALISAPMLEWSSQLPELGAHFKEKLHVFDRPLALWHQLQAMFGSEPSTAALSLPKIEWVQPTLEFLSPTLTELLLFFVTLILFVASWPELRRSLIMNFAARETRLRTLRILNAIEQNLGSYLLIVTMINMGVGIATGLICSVTGMPNPAGLGALAATLNYVPIIGPVVMFVVLTVIGVVNSSTLATGLIAPILFAGVTFLEGHFITPTIIGRRLELNALAVFIAFAFWTWLWGPMGAFLASPLLIVALILKEHLVPAREP, encoded by the coding sequence CTGACCGATCCCCCATCGTCGTCCCGTCCCGCCAGCCGGCCGACCGGCACACCGCTGCACGAGAGCCTCGACGAGCAGCCTCCGCTCATTCGACGCGCGGAAGTCGTCGCCGTCACGCTGGTCGGCCTGCTGGCGATCGCCGTGATCACCGTGCTCTATGTCGCCCGTACGCTGTTCATGCCGATCGTCACCGCGTTCGTGATCGGCACCATGCTTTCGGCCGGCATCGGCTTTCTCGAGCGCTATCGCATTCCGCGGGCGGCGTCGGCGGCCCTGATGATCGCCACCATGTGCGCCATCATCGCCCTGATCATCGCGCTGATATCAGCGCCGATGCTGGAGTGGTCATCCCAGCTTCCCGAACTCGGCGCGCACTTCAAGGAGAAGCTGCACGTCTTCGACCGGCCGCTCGCGCTGTGGCATCAGCTGCAGGCCATGTTCGGCAGCGAACCGTCGACAGCCGCGCTATCGTTGCCCAAGATCGAATGGGTGCAGCCCACGCTCGAATTCCTGTCTCCGACCCTGACCGAGCTGCTGCTGTTCTTCGTCACCTTGATTCTGTTCGTCGCCAGTTGGCCCGAGTTGCGGCGCTCGCTGATCATGAACTTCGCGGCGCGCGAAACCCGGCTGCGGACGTTGCGCATCCTCAATGCCATCGAACAGAATCTGGGCAGCTACCTGCTGATCGTAACCATGATCAATATGGGTGTCGGCATCGCAACCGGCCTGATCTGCTCGGTCACCGGAATGCCGAATCCCGCCGGCCTCGGCGCCCTTGCCGCAACCCTGAACTACGTCCCAATCATCGGTCCCGTCGTCATGTTCGTCGTGCTGACGGTGATCGGCGTGGTCAATTCGTCGACACTGGCCACCGGCTTGATTGCCCCGATCCTGTTCGCAGGCGTGACATTTCTCGAAGGCCATTTCATCACGCCAACCATCATCGGCCGGCGCCTGGAGCTGAACGCACTCGCCGTCTTCATCGCGTTCGCATTCTGGACCTGGCTGTGGGGGCCGATGGGTGCATTTCTGGCTTCACCGCTGCTGATTGTCGCGCTGATCCTCAAGGAGCATCTCGTCCCCGCACGGGAACCATGA
- a CDS encoding DUF2865 domain-containing protein, which translates to MMRVSRSRITVGLALALTLWLAGTGVSTSAQAQDFFSALFGGGAPAPRPFALPFGSPFDEARPAPAPRPSSGGGGGRTAYCVRTCDGRYFPAPATEGQSRASVCNSFCPASETKVFYGGSIDNASTESGKSYSDLPNAFRYRNELVAGCTCNGKDSVGLAAIKIDDDRTLRKGDIVAGPSGLVVASGRPDKRTAVNFTPVSPSVRAKFERVPVVANE; encoded by the coding sequence ATGATGCGCGTGTCGAGATCCCGGATCACTGTCGGATTGGCACTGGCCCTGACGCTGTGGCTGGCGGGGACCGGCGTCTCGACGTCGGCCCAGGCTCAGGATTTCTTCTCAGCCTTGTTCGGTGGTGGAGCTCCGGCGCCCCGGCCTTTTGCGCTTCCGTTCGGCAGCCCGTTTGACGAGGCCCGGCCGGCGCCCGCTCCGCGACCAAGCTCAGGTGGCGGCGGTGGCCGCACGGCTTACTGCGTCCGCACTTGCGATGGACGATATTTCCCGGCCCCGGCGACCGAGGGCCAAAGCCGCGCCTCGGTGTGCAATAGCTTCTGCCCCGCCAGCGAGACCAAGGTGTTTTACGGCGGCTCCATCGACAACGCATCGACCGAGAGCGGCAAGTCATACTCCGACCTGCCCAATGCCTTCCGCTATCGCAACGAACTGGTTGCCGGCTGCACCTGCAACGGCAAGGATTCGGTTGGGCTTGCCGCGATCAAGATCGATGACGATCGCACCCTGCGCAAAGGCGATATCGTCGCCGGCCCGAGCGGGCTGGTGGTGGCTTCGGGCCGCCCCGACAAACGCACCGCCGTGAACTTCACGCCGGTCTCGCCGTCTGTCCGCGCCAAGTTCGAGCGGGTGCCTGTGGTTGCCAACGAGTGA
- a CDS encoding DUF3309 family protein, with translation MPLGTILIILLVLILLGVIPRWGYSNSWGYGPSGIVGTVLIIVLVLLLLGRL, from the coding sequence ATGCCGCTCGGCACCATCCTGATCATCCTCCTGGTTCTGATCCTGCTCGGGGTTATCCCCCGTTGGGGCTACAGCAACTCATGGGGCTATGGCCCCTCTGGCATTGTCGGCACGGTGCTGATCATCGTCCTTGTCCTGCTGCTGCTCGGGCGTCTCTGA
- a CDS encoding right-handed parallel beta-helix repeat-containing protein: MTFVSAVAAWGLHIMLHQIFAFARVLFALSAIFVALPSEAAATVWLSFNTAGSPVGDVQPTRISGSITTSFSLTDGNAVVQVRNANGQIVFEKDVSNLNFQPGTALPISFTYTPVVSGNFSISAGLFSSDWNTTYQWTDQLSFFAVSASTAAHTYHVSPTGSDGNLGTLSAPLRTIGYAVSLAQPGTDIVVRAGTYYEAVGFGASGTAGAPIRLYAYGGEKVIVDGSSNSANANNIGVSGAYVIINGFEVQNSKNAGIVAYNTHHVTISNNIVHGSYSAGIASTNWINIGNSHDNVIQGNIVYNNVLQNSSRTAGSGWSQGISVSWDNNSIITENTSYNNYGEGIGTFLSVGVMISNNVVYDNYSVEIYLDNAASATVNANSIYNTGNSAFFRNGYQASSIQLARETYSQSEPLVNLTITNNVAVNGAFGFFYGNYGSGGGIQNSLIANNTFVNATGNAIYIDPSQGHSGNTYANNIVYKNVGSGTLVAGTNSGAIFSHNNWFGSSAGYFAGAGDINADPQFVTSGMVAATDYVLQPTTSPCRWAGMSLSQVTRDYFGQTRSVPPTIGAFN; encoded by the coding sequence ATGACGTTCGTCTCCGCGGTAGCTGCCTGGGGGCTTCATATCATGCTGCACCAAATATTCGCATTCGCGCGCGTGCTCTTCGCGCTTTCGGCTATTTTCGTGGCACTGCCGAGCGAAGCCGCCGCGACGGTCTGGCTATCCTTTAACACGGCAGGATCTCCGGTGGGCGACGTCCAACCTACCAGAATCTCTGGGTCGATCACGACGTCGTTCTCACTCACAGACGGGAACGCCGTTGTGCAAGTCCGAAATGCCAATGGGCAGATTGTTTTTGAGAAAGACGTTTCCAATCTGAATTTCCAACCCGGCACGGCTCTCCCCATCTCTTTCACATACACGCCCGTGGTGAGTGGAAATTTTAGTATTTCCGCGGGGCTTTTCAGCTCGGATTGGAACACAACCTATCAATGGACGGATCAATTATCATTTTTCGCAGTGTCCGCTTCGACCGCCGCACACACTTATCATGTATCTCCGACCGGATCGGATGGGAATCTGGGAACGTTGAGCGCGCCATTGCGAACAATCGGCTATGCCGTATCTCTCGCCCAACCCGGCACCGATATCGTCGTGCGCGCTGGTACCTACTACGAGGCAGTCGGATTTGGCGCCAGCGGCACGGCCGGCGCTCCGATTCGTCTGTATGCCTACGGCGGCGAGAAAGTGATCGTCGACGGATCCTCGAATTCGGCCAATGCGAATAATATCGGTGTGAGCGGCGCCTATGTCATTATAAACGGCTTCGAAGTGCAAAACTCGAAAAATGCCGGCATTGTCGCCTACAACACCCACCACGTGACGATCAGCAATAATATCGTCCACGGCTCCTACAGTGCTGGCATCGCGTCAACCAACTGGATAAATATTGGGAATTCCCATGACAACGTCATTCAGGGGAATATCGTGTATAACAATGTATTGCAGAACTCCTCGCGCACGGCCGGCAGCGGATGGAGTCAAGGAATCTCGGTATCTTGGGACAACAATTCAATTATCACGGAAAACACGTCCTATAATAATTATGGCGAGGGCATAGGAACATTTCTTTCCGTCGGCGTGATGATCTCGAATAACGTCGTTTATGACAATTACAGCGTCGAAATATACTTGGATAACGCCGCAAGCGCGACGGTTAACGCAAATTCGATCTATAACACCGGCAATTCTGCATTCTTCCGGAATGGATACCAAGCCTCATCCATTCAATTGGCGCGCGAGACCTATTCGCAATCCGAGCCGCTCGTCAACCTGACGATTACCAACAACGTTGCCGTCAATGGGGCGTTTGGCTTTTTCTATGGCAATTATGGTAGCGGGGGCGGTATCCAAAATAGTCTTATTGCCAACAACACATTTGTGAATGCGACGGGCAACGCAATATATATCGACCCTTCGCAGGGCCACAGCGGCAACACGTATGCGAATAACATTGTCTATAAGAACGTGGGGAGCGGAACCCTTGTTGCGGGAACCAATAGTGGCGCGATCTTTTCGCACAACAATTGGTTTGGCAGCAGCGCGGGGTATTTTGCCGGAGCAGGCGATATCAACGCCGATCCGCAATTCGTCACTTCCGGCATGGTTGCGGCAACGGATTACGTTCTGCAACCAACCACCTCTCCCTGCCGTTGGGCCGGCATGTCCTTGAGCCAAGTGACGAGAGATTATTTCGGACAGACGAGAAGCGTGCCGCCGACCATCGGCGCATTTAACTGA
- a CDS encoding L,D-transpeptidase, with the protein MTPSICRRTDVRRVSGAVAVILATAFLSTGASAQALGYANDPRSQGFWTDGGLPSAQQPMTDDNGSDAYVVPQRLQRQTVSYATHEAAGTIVIDTANTVLYYVLGNNRAIRYGVGVGREGFTWSGTQNITRKAEWPDWHPPTEMIARQPYLPRFMAGGPGNPLGARAMYLGSSVYRIHGTNDPSTIGKFVSSGCIRLTNPDVEDLFSRVNVGTRVVVLPKSGAPRFEAHATVPARAAAMVPAQPMPVRTAFQRQVNQTTAGLY; encoded by the coding sequence ATGACACCATCGATTTGCCGGCGCACTGACGTGCGGCGCGTGTCCGGAGCAGTCGCCGTAATCCTCGCTACCGCTTTCTTGTCCACCGGCGCCTCCGCGCAGGCGCTTGGATATGCTAACGATCCACGGAGCCAAGGCTTTTGGACCGACGGTGGCCTGCCATCGGCGCAACAGCCGATGACCGATGATAATGGCAGCGATGCTTACGTAGTGCCGCAGCGGCTGCAGCGCCAAACCGTCAGCTACGCCACGCACGAGGCGGCCGGCACCATCGTCATCGATACCGCGAATACCGTTCTCTACTACGTGCTCGGCAACAACCGCGCGATCCGCTACGGCGTTGGTGTCGGCCGCGAAGGCTTCACCTGGTCGGGCACCCAAAACATCACCCGCAAGGCCGAGTGGCCGGACTGGCATCCGCCGACGGAGATGATCGCCCGCCAGCCCTATCTGCCGCGCTTCATGGCCGGTGGTCCCGGAAATCCGCTCGGGGCCCGCGCCATGTACTTGGGCTCCAGCGTATACCGCATCCATGGCACCAACGATCCGTCGACCATCGGCAAGTTCGTGTCCAGCGGCTGCATCCGGCTGACCAATCCAGATGTGGAAGATCTGTTCAGCCGGGTCAATGTCGGGACCCGGGTGGTGGTGCTGCCCAAGAGTGGTGCACCGCGGTTTGAGGCCCACGCTACCGTTCCTGCGAGGGCAGCTGCGATGGTCCCCGCACAGCCGATGCCGGTCCGAACCGCGTTTCAGCGCCAGGTGAACCAGACCACCGCTGGATTGTACTAA